One Argonema galeatum A003/A1 genomic window carries:
- the cofG gene encoding 7,8-didemethyl-8-hydroxy-5-deazariboflavin synthase subunit CofG — protein sequence MTLSVSRSITYSPAYTLVPTYECFNRCSYCNFRTDPGKSPWLTLTDAEKVLKSLQDKGICEILILSGEVHPHSSRRQAWFQHIYNLCELALSMGFLPHTNAGPIGFEEMAKLKNVNVSMGLMLEQLTPKLLDTVHKYAPSKLPALRLQQLKWAGELGIPFTTGLLLGIGESAVDSWETLEAISQIHQRYHNIQEVILQPHSPGSQQTLDAPPFDPHQLPEVIAKARQILPSDITIQIPPNLVKEPSWLLACLDAGARDLGGIGPRDEVNPDYPHLQHQKLQEVLEPERWELVARLPVYPQYDHWLSDELQRNVKQWRSAIEGMDLNLTDRLYYQ from the coding sequence ATGACATTATCCGTTTCCCGCTCGATCACCTACAGCCCAGCCTACACCCTAGTTCCTACTTATGAATGCTTTAATCGATGTTCGTACTGCAATTTTAGAACAGATCCCGGTAAAAGTCCCTGGCTGACATTGACGGATGCTGAAAAAGTGCTGAAATCCCTTCAGGATAAAGGGATTTGCGAAATTCTCATCCTCAGCGGCGAGGTACATCCCCACTCGTCACGGCGACAAGCTTGGTTTCAACATATCTACAATTTATGCGAACTAGCGCTGTCAATGGGATTTTTACCCCATACCAATGCTGGGCCGATCGGTTTTGAGGAAATGGCAAAACTCAAGAATGTTAATGTTTCGATGGGATTAATGTTAGAACAGCTAACACCTAAGTTATTAGATACAGTTCACAAATACGCTCCCAGTAAATTGCCCGCACTGCGCCTGCAACAGTTAAAATGGGCAGGAGAGTTGGGCATTCCATTTACGACTGGCTTGTTATTGGGAATTGGAGAAAGTGCGGTAGATTCGTGGGAAACTTTGGAGGCAATTTCCCAAATTCACCAACGCTATCATAACATCCAAGAAGTGATTTTACAACCTCACAGTCCCGGCAGTCAACAAACTTTGGATGCGCCACCTTTCGATCCGCATCAATTACCAGAAGTAATTGCCAAAGCTCGTCAGATATTGCCATCAGATATTACTATCCAAATTCCGCCCAATTTGGTCAAAGAACCAAGTTGGTTATTAGCTTGTTTAGATGCGGGTGCGAGAGATTTGGGAGGCATCGGGCCAAGAGATGAAGTCAATCCCGATTATCCACATCTGCAACATCAGAAATTGCAAGAAGTATTAGAGCCTGAGAGGTGGGAATTGGTAGCGCGTTTGCCAGTTTATCCCCAGTACGATCATTGGTTATCAGATGAATTGCAAAGAAATGTTAAGCAATGGAGAAGTGCGATCGAAGGCATGGATCTTAACCTTACCGATCGTCTATACTATCAGTAG